The following coding sequences are from one Paenibacillus sp. JDR-2 window:
- a CDS encoding copper amine oxidase N-terminal domain-containing protein, translating to MRQYTKVGLLGVACIALFSSGVYAATVVPKIFINGNEVKTTAEPKLINGSVYVPIRAISEGLGAAIAWDNKSKSVYVNSVPSYDKETDRTWWVPYRNMVFKFIMAYDERDSKAYQELIGSDFTTNVFLEFPTGGYTDMTSIIDYKLIGYQELTDKKQLKFTVQIVKRPTDEDYTV from the coding sequence GTGAGACAATATACAAAAGTAGGATTATTAGGAGTTGCTTGCATTGCATTATTTAGTTCTGGAGTTTATGCAGCTACTGTCGTACCCAAAATCTTTATTAACGGCAACGAAGTTAAGACTACAGCCGAGCCCAAATTGATAAACGGCAGCGTATACGTTCCTATTCGGGCAATCTCGGAAGGGTTAGGAGCAGCAATCGCCTGGGATAACAAAAGCAAATCTGTCTACGTGAATTCTGTCCCGTCGTATGATAAAGAGACGGATCGGACATGGTGGGTACCCTATCGCAATATGGTCTTTAAATTTATTATGGCCTATGATGAAAGGGACAGTAAGGCATACCAAGAATTAATTGGCAGTGACTTTACGACAAACGTATTTTTAGAATTCCCAACTGGCGGGTACACGGATATGACCAGCATCATAGATTATAAGCTCATCGGTTATCAAGAACTAACTGACAAGAAACAGTTAAAGTTCACTGTGCAAATCGTAAAACGGCCTACTGATGAGGATTATACGGTTTAA
- a CDS encoding IS1182 family transposase: MYKEYTMDQLSLPMDLQEDIPENHLVRIINDAVNRLDMKLFTKAYPGGGRDSYHPKMLMKVVIYAYTQRIYSSRQIAKAVRENIMFMWLAARQCPDFRTINRFRSERMKDVLETVFTAVLQFLKEENFIKLEHYFLDGTKIEANANRYTFVWGKAVVKQKMKLQEKVQALFAAIEEAEKQEDQALNNVDLPELGEASAITSEKLEQAVQRLENKLQEKPKDKPLKKTVRLVRKDLLPRLQKYEGQQETLGSRNSFSKTDTDATFMRMKEDHMRNGQLKPGYNVQIGTEDQFILSYSIYQRPTDTRCLKPHLDKVKASLGQLPGTIITDAGYGSEENYAYLESEEQRALVKYNTYPKEKTKAWKQDISKFENWLYDENEDSWTCAAGQKLLFRYESKSLTESGYEIVTRNYRSISCEGCPLKDRCTKAQGDREIKVSMEYLRLKQQARAQLKSEDGHALSVRRMHEPESVFGQIKNNRGFRRFLLRGLPKVSLEVGWLSLAHNLLKKAARAKISLQG; encoded by the coding sequence ATGTACAAAGAATATACCATGGATCAACTGTCCTTGCCAATGGACTTGCAAGAAGATATCCCCGAAAATCATCTCGTACGCATCATCAACGATGCGGTCAATCGCTTAGATATGAAGCTCTTTACCAAAGCTTATCCCGGAGGTGGCCGGGACAGCTACCACCCCAAAATGCTCATGAAAGTCGTTATCTATGCGTACACACAGCGTATCTACTCCTCTCGCCAAATCGCCAAAGCGGTACGCGAAAACATCATGTTTATGTGGTTAGCCGCTAGACAATGCCCAGATTTCCGCACCATTAACCGTTTCCGCTCTGAGCGGATGAAAGATGTGCTAGAGACCGTCTTCACGGCTGTTCTTCAGTTTCTGAAGGAAGAGAACTTCATCAAGCTGGAGCACTACTTCTTGGATGGAACGAAAATCGAGGCGAATGCCAATCGTTACACGTTTGTCTGGGGTAAAGCTGTCGTCAAACAGAAGATGAAGCTGCAAGAGAAAGTGCAGGCTTTGTTCGCTGCCATTGAAGAGGCAGAGAAACAGGAAGATCAGGCGCTGAATAACGTGGACCTTCCTGAGCTCGGAGAGGCTTCCGCTATCACGAGCGAAAAGCTGGAGCAAGCGGTTCAGCGACTAGAAAACAAACTTCAAGAAAAACCGAAGGACAAACCGTTAAAGAAAACTGTGCGCCTTGTTCGGAAAGATCTTCTTCCTCGCCTGCAAAAATATGAAGGGCAGCAAGAAACACTCGGTAGCCGAAACAGCTTCAGCAAAACCGACACCGATGCGACGTTCATGCGCATGAAGGAAGACCACATGCGCAATGGTCAGTTGAAGCCGGGATATAACGTGCAGATTGGAACGGAAGATCAATTTATTCTCAGTTACAGTATTTATCAACGTCCAACGGATACGCGTTGTCTCAAGCCACACCTGGATAAAGTGAAAGCCTCACTTGGTCAATTGCCGGGAACCATCATCACAGATGCAGGTTATGGCAGCGAAGAAAATTATGCTTACCTAGAATCTGAAGAACAACGAGCACTTGTAAAATACAATACTTATCCCAAAGAAAAAACCAAAGCATGGAAGCAAGATATAAGCAAGTTCGAGAACTGGTTGTATGACGAGAATGAAGATTCGTGGACATGTGCAGCAGGACAGAAACTGCTATTTCGCTATGAAAGCAAAAGCTTAACCGAGAGCGGATACGAGATCGTTACTCGCAACTATCGCAGTATTTCCTGCGAGGGCTGTCCGCTAAAGGACAGGTGTACAAAGGCACAAGGAGATCGAGAAATAAAAGTTAGCATGGAATATCTTCGACTCAAGCAGCAGGCGAGAGCGCAACTAAAGAGCGAGGATGGACATGCCTTGTCAGTTCGACGGATGCATGAACCAGAAAGTGTGTTTGGCCAAATAAAGAATAACCGGGGATTCCGCAGATTTCTGCTTCGAGGCTTGCCGAAAGTTAGCCTGGAGGTCGGGTGGCTTTCGCTTGCCCATAACTTGCTGAAGAAAGCAGCAAGAGCAAAAATATCGCTGCAAGGATAA
- a CDS encoding response regulator transcription factor, with protein MNIIVVDDEERIRLGLCKLIEQAGDNYDVIGSYGSGQELLDEIEHLEPDLIITDIKMPQMTGIQLISKVVGMRKKVKFAVLSGFNDFEYVREALRYEVKDYLLKPVNLDELNRMLAKVEEEVRQENNRRRLESEDLVSLLLFADDRQLPALLKEEVSSELDRSRLFAEHYAVLLIGAEPAITDEHLEKWTCDWQRERKIVRNESQRQAAIIAIGQNDHANTVRDLAVTLLQRLPGFTKAKIGFSGVFSGSSRLGQAYREASAAFQQAWYNSVLRGCSGVSNQTAHKEERYRLLRIIDKEVLPALQVCDFAMASRAFENWLTECAKYRFHWDELREVCSDMHVLISEEIKQRLDRQLTVGGEPSKMIAPESFEDWQAFAAQLRADMSDRFHKLEQGRSENKAVDTIKAYLQKHYTEEIELQRLADLVYLTPSYLSKLFKTETGETITDYLTSERIEQAKRLLRDGHGLKTYMVGEMVGYADPAYFTKVFKKMTGKTPKEYRDIVR; from the coding sequence ATGAACATTATCGTAGTCGATGACGAAGAACGAATTAGACTTGGATTGTGCAAGCTGATCGAACAGGCAGGGGATAACTACGACGTTATCGGCTCTTACGGCAGCGGTCAGGAGCTTTTGGACGAAATCGAGCATCTGGAGCCGGATTTAATTATTACGGATATTAAAATGCCCCAAATGACCGGAATTCAGCTTATCTCGAAAGTGGTCGGCATGCGGAAAAAGGTGAAATTCGCCGTCCTGAGCGGCTTTAATGATTTCGAATACGTGCGCGAGGCGCTGCGCTACGAGGTAAAGGATTATTTGCTTAAGCCCGTAAATTTAGACGAACTGAACCGTATGCTTGCAAAGGTAGAGGAGGAAGTGAGGCAGGAGAATAACCGCAGACGGCTGGAATCGGAAGATTTGGTCAGTCTGCTGCTGTTTGCTGACGACAGGCAACTGCCGGCTTTATTGAAAGAGGAGGTAAGCAGCGAGCTTGACCGCAGCCGGTTGTTTGCTGAGCATTATGCCGTATTGCTTATAGGCGCTGAGCCCGCGATTACCGATGAGCATCTTGAGAAATGGACTTGCGATTGGCAGCGCGAACGCAAAATAGTAAGGAACGAAAGCCAGCGACAAGCCGCCATTATCGCGATCGGACAAAATGACCATGCGAATACGGTGCGGGATCTTGCGGTAACGCTGCTGCAGCGATTGCCTGGCTTTACGAAAGCAAAGATCGGATTTAGCGGTGTATTTAGCGGCAGCAGCCGTCTTGGGCAGGCTTATCGCGAAGCTTCGGCCGCTTTTCAACAAGCTTGGTATAATAGTGTGCTTCGCGGGTGTTCGGGAGTAAGCAACCAAACGGCGCATAAGGAAGAGAGGTATCGCTTGCTTCGCATTATCGATAAGGAGGTTTTGCCAGCCCTTCAGGTATGCGACTTCGCAATGGCAAGCCGTGCTTTCGAGAACTGGCTGACGGAGTGTGCCAAATACCGTTTTCATTGGGATGAGCTGAGGGAAGTATGTTCGGACATGCATGTGCTTATAAGCGAGGAAATAAAGCAAAGGCTTGACCGGCAGCTGACGGTTGGCGGCGAGCCGAGCAAGATGATTGCTCCCGAGAGCTTCGAGGATTGGCAGGCCTTTGCCGCTCAGCTGCGCGCGGATATGAGCGACCGTTTCCATAAGCTTGAGCAGGGGCGTTCCGAGAATAAGGCGGTTGATACCATTAAAGCCTATCTTCAGAAGCATTATACGGAAGAAATCGAACTGCAGCGTCTGGCCGATCTAGTCTATTTGACGCCAAGCTATTTGAGCAAGCTGTTTAAAACCGAAACAGGCGAGACGATTACCGACTATTTGACTTCGGAGAGAATCGAACAGGCCAAACGTCTGCTTCGCGACGGGCATGGTCTGAAAACCTATATGGTCGGCGAGATGGTAGGTTACGCGGATCCGGCTTATTTTACGAAAGTGTTCAAAAAAATGACCGGTAAAACGCCCAAGGAATACCGTGATATTGTTAGGTAG
- a CDS encoding carbohydrate ABC transporter permease translates to MKREESFSFTIFKYFTLAMALFVVFFPLYSVFIGAFKTQREYYQSGLRMPANLFNFENFSKVIEIGKLGLGFKNIFIILVIAVAGNVLFGTMVAYAVGRFDFKLKKPIMGMYLIAQVIPMVTTQVATFSVIKSLHLYNTMGGPIILYLGADVLQIVIYLQFVNSIPKDLDESAMMEGASLFRIYRSIIFPLLGPATATLVILKTISIYNDFYTPYLYMPSQKLKVVSTAIYSFVGPNAAQLNVISAGILIIFIPTLLLFLFLQRYIFAGVTNGAVK, encoded by the coding sequence ATGAAACGAGAAGAGTCATTCTCCTTTACGATATTCAAATACTTTACGCTGGCCATGGCCTTGTTCGTCGTGTTCTTTCCCTTGTATTCCGTATTTATCGGCGCTTTCAAGACGCAACGGGAATATTACCAATCCGGGCTCCGAATGCCTGCTAATCTATTCAACTTTGAAAACTTTAGCAAGGTCATTGAAATCGGCAAGCTTGGTCTCGGCTTTAAAAATATTTTCATCATTCTCGTTATAGCGGTTGCCGGCAATGTCTTGTTCGGAACGATGGTAGCTTATGCGGTCGGGAGATTCGATTTCAAGTTGAAAAAACCGATTATGGGAATGTATCTCATTGCCCAAGTTATTCCGATGGTAACGACCCAGGTTGCTACGTTTAGCGTTATCAAATCGCTGCATCTGTACAATACCATGGGCGGTCCGATCATTTTGTATTTGGGCGCTGACGTGCTTCAAATCGTTATTTATTTGCAGTTTGTGAACAGCATTCCGAAGGACTTGGACGAAAGCGCGATGATGGAAGGGGCTTCTCTATTCCGGATTTACCGCTCTATTATTTTCCCGCTGCTGGGACCCGCCACGGCAACGCTTGTTATTCTGAAAACCATTTCGATTTACAACGATTTCTATACCCCGTACTTATACATGCCGAGCCAGAAGCTGAAGGTCGTATCGACAGCCATTTACTCCTTCGTTGGACCAAATGCTGCTCAATTAAACGTGATATCTGCCGGCATTCTTATTATTTTCATTCCGACGCTGCTGCTGTTCCTGTTCCTCCAACGTTATATTTTTGCGGGGGTTACGAATGGCGCGGTGAAGTAG
- a CDS encoding carbohydrate ABC transporter permease, which produces MFNFSYKTQRYLILFGFLTIPVLLSLTFSYYPAISLLYYSLTDWSGLGWDMNFIGLDNYKEIFTKPEVFGALKNNLYYFIGGLVQVALSLYFAVILTSKLRGRNGFRAMLFIPYVLHSVATVIMFKNLYHMEYGSLNVLLGSIGLESWQQSWLGNKHLVNFSLAFISMWKYMGLNMVIFIGALQSIPSDLYEAASIDGANGRQKFRFITLPSIRKVMELMLILTLTGALEAFDIPYVMLLGANDTSTFVIKTVDTAFKYQNFGLASAMAVILLIMVLIFIVIQRKLLFREER; this is translated from the coding sequence TTGTTTAATTTCAGTTATAAAACGCAGCGTTATCTTATTTTATTCGGATTTTTAACGATTCCCGTCCTGTTGTCGCTGACATTCTCTTATTATCCAGCCATCTCCTTGCTCTATTACAGCTTGACCGATTGGAGTGGGCTAGGCTGGGATATGAATTTCATCGGCCTCGATAATTACAAGGAAATTTTCACGAAACCGGAAGTGTTCGGCGCGCTGAAGAACAATCTCTATTATTTTATAGGAGGACTTGTCCAGGTTGCGTTATCGCTCTATTTCGCGGTTATCTTAACTAGCAAGCTGCGCGGCCGCAACGGATTCCGGGCAATGTTATTCATCCCTTACGTCCTGCATAGCGTTGCAACCGTAATCATGTTCAAAAACCTGTATCACATGGAGTACGGGTCGCTTAACGTCCTGCTTGGCTCGATCGGATTGGAGTCCTGGCAGCAGAGCTGGCTTGGCAACAAACATCTCGTCAATTTCTCGCTTGCTTTCATATCGATGTGGAAGTACATGGGACTCAACATGGTTATTTTTATCGGAGCGCTGCAATCCATTCCGAGTGACTTGTATGAGGCTGCTTCGATAGACGGGGCAAACGGCAGACAGAAGTTCCGGTTCATTACGCTGCCGAGCATCCGAAAAGTAATGGAACTGATGCTTATTCTAACCTTGACCGGCGCGCTCGAAGCCTTCGATATTCCCTATGTCATGCTGCTTGGCGCGAATGATACATCGACCTTCGTCATTAAGACCGTGGACACGGCGTTTAAATATCAGAACTTCGGTCTTGCTTCCGCGATGGCAGTGATACTGCTCATCATGGTGCTTATCTTCATCGTTATTCAACGCAAGCTGCTGTTCAGAGAGGAGAGATAA
- a CDS encoding sensor histidine kinase, which yields MSKWSSRLRIWTEWPSTRMEAKLLIVFVLLILVPIALLTLLSAQRYTQTIERNTVSYASELTDKMIGKLDDYTVDMKKISIIPSYLDEIQAGLKQSNDYYAKELEAKGTLTDTAAEDDTVKLKIQRKIESSIYFMNNIKEGTSNIYLFDRYGNPYYVIKSGGVRSNLSDYYGNWQQIADEAHGKPVLVSTQEVTTVNRKQYVFTVVREIIDKSYNPIGLIAVDANISVITNIVRDLDATTHGTTLILDEQKNVIYDSEQKYLLQNLSDNELLKQVTGKEGSFHIGEKAHSQLVIYRKSEVSGWLMLISIPEKQLKSEALRTRNYTTAAAISTMCLALVISLITIFALTKPLRSLVKLMKQVQSGKLDVMFPIKRRDEVGMVGNAFNRMMARIVSLIDDIYRIEQRKKQIELESLQRQINPHFIYNTLESIRMTAVINDDPEVGQMVQLLGQQLRYSIHAGSETVQAKQEWEHLRMYMQLLSYRYGTRYSLKLPEDPAIGKIEVMKLLFQPIVENAINHAYDEQTGDLVISIGYRQAGGDQYFIVKDEGSGMDEKALQRLRSMLDAEQMPEWEGRGIGLRNVNERLKLRYGPAYGITVDSVSGEGTTVSIKLPIQSRQGGMTL from the coding sequence TTGAGTAAATGGAGTTCCCGTTTGCGAATATGGACCGAGTGGCCGTCTACGCGGATGGAAGCGAAGCTGTTAATCGTTTTTGTCCTGCTTATTCTGGTTCCCATAGCTTTGCTTACTTTATTGTCTGCGCAGCGATACACGCAAACGATCGAAAGGAACACGGTATCTTACGCATCGGAGCTCACCGATAAGATGATAGGCAAGTTGGACGATTACACGGTGGATATGAAAAAAATCTCGATTATCCCGTCTTATTTGGACGAAATTCAAGCCGGGTTGAAGCAGTCCAACGACTATTATGCGAAGGAGCTTGAAGCGAAAGGGACATTAACGGACACAGCGGCTGAGGATGATACGGTCAAACTGAAAATCCAGCGAAAGATCGAGAGCAGCATCTATTTCATGAACAATATTAAAGAAGGAACAAGCAATATTTATTTGTTTGACCGTTACGGCAATCCCTATTATGTGATAAAGAGCGGGGGCGTACGGTCGAATCTAAGCGACTATTATGGGAACTGGCAGCAAATTGCGGATGAAGCGCATGGCAAGCCTGTTCTGGTCAGCACGCAGGAAGTGACAACGGTTAACCGCAAGCAGTATGTATTTACGGTTGTCCGCGAAATTATTGATAAATCCTATAACCCTATTGGACTCATTGCGGTTGACGCGAACATATCGGTTATTACGAATATTGTGCGGGATTTGGATGCGACGACGCATGGAACAACACTCATCTTGGATGAGCAGAAGAACGTCATTTATGACAGCGAGCAAAAATACTTGCTGCAAAATCTATCGGATAATGAGCTGCTAAAGCAGGTGACCGGCAAAGAAGGCAGCTTCCATATAGGCGAAAAAGCTCATTCGCAGCTGGTCATATACCGCAAATCGGAGGTGTCCGGCTGGCTGATGCTGATCTCGATCCCGGAGAAGCAGCTCAAGTCCGAGGCATTGCGAACACGCAATTATACGACGGCAGCTGCCATTTCCACGATGTGTCTGGCGCTTGTCATTTCGCTTATCACTATTTTCGCGTTAACCAAACCGCTGCGCTCGCTCGTTAAGCTGATGAAGCAGGTTCAATCCGGGAAGCTGGATGTCATGTTCCCCATTAAGCGGCGTGATGAGGTAGGCATGGTGGGTAACGCGTTTAACCGGATGATGGCACGCATCGTCTCTTTAATTGACGATATTTACCGGATCGAGCAGCGCAAAAAACAAATCGAACTCGAGAGTCTGCAGCGTCAAATCAATCCTCACTTCATCTATAACACGCTTGAATCGATTCGGATGACTGCCGTCATTAATGATGATCCGGAAGTAGGGCAGATGGTGCAGCTGCTCGGGCAGCAGCTCCGCTACAGCATTCACGCCGGAAGCGAGACCGTACAAGCCAAGCAGGAATGGGAGCATTTAAGAATGTATATGCAGCTTCTAAGCTATCGTTACGGAACTCGTTATTCTTTAAAGCTGCCGGAGGATCCCGCGATTGGGAAAATCGAAGTGATGAAGCTGCTTTTCCAGCCCATCGTTGAAAATGCGATTAATCATGCGTACGACGAACAGACGGGAGATTTAGTTATTTCAATCGGTTATAGGCAAGCTGGAGGAGATCAATATTTTATCGTCAAAGATGAAGGCAGCGGCATGGATGAGAAAGCGCTGCAACGGCTGCGAAGCATGCTGGATGCGGAGCAAATGCCGGAATGGGAAGGCCGCGGCATCGGCCTGAGAAATGTGAACGAGCGGCTCAAATTACGCTATGGCCCAGCTTACGGTATTACGGTAGACAGCGTGTCGGGTGAAGGGACAACGGTGTCCATTAAACTTCCGATTCAATCCAGACAGGGGGGAATGACCTTATGA
- a CDS encoding glycoside hydrolase family 113 — MLKQWNEYVNGMTWGWTGVRGTWASPEAEHSMSEMTKLNVNWVAIALAANQETPQSTVIPYWEEPTVTDGEVLWAIREAKRHGLKVCLKPVVNCTNGTWRAHINFFDDEVPGEPSWAEWFRSYRSFIKHYAVIAEAEGCEMLCIGCEMVQTDKRDKEWRALIAEVREIYSGLITYNCDKYQEERVTWWDAVDIISSSGYYPIDQWEAQLDRIEAAVKSWDKPFFFMEAGCPSREGSLARPNDWSLPGSPSELEQKRYYEAMFAACSKREWMQGYMLWDWPARLYKSEEAASNDDYCMYGKIAAEVISEHYGRTE, encoded by the coding sequence ATGTTGAAACAATGGAATGAATATGTGAACGGAATGACGTGGGGCTGGACTGGCGTGCGCGGCACTTGGGCAAGTCCCGAAGCGGAGCACTCCATGTCGGAGATGACGAAGCTGAATGTAAACTGGGTGGCGATCGCTCTTGCTGCCAATCAAGAAACACCGCAATCCACTGTTATTCCTTATTGGGAAGAACCAACCGTAACGGACGGCGAAGTGTTATGGGCGATCCGAGAGGCGAAGCGGCATGGATTAAAAGTATGCTTGAAGCCGGTCGTTAACTGTACAAACGGGACTTGGCGGGCTCACATTAATTTCTTCGATGATGAAGTGCCCGGCGAGCCAAGCTGGGCAGAGTGGTTCCGTTCTTATCGTTCATTTATTAAGCATTATGCCGTAATTGCAGAAGCGGAAGGCTGCGAGATGCTGTGCATCGGCTGCGAAATGGTGCAGACCGACAAACGCGATAAGGAATGGCGTGCTTTAATTGCGGAGGTTCGCGAAATCTACAGTGGGCTTATTACCTATAATTGCGACAAATATCAGGAGGAGCGGGTTACCTGGTGGGATGCCGTGGATATTATTTCCTCCAGCGGCTATTATCCCATTGACCAATGGGAAGCTCAGCTCGATCGGATCGAAGCGGCCGTGAAGTCTTGGGACAAACCGTTCTTCTTCATGGAGGCTGGATGTCCAAGCCGCGAGGGTTCGCTTGCGAGGCCCAATGATTGGTCGCTTCCCGGAAGTCCTTCCGAGCTCGAACAAAAGCGTTATTACGAAGCCATGTTCGCAGCCTGCTCAAAGCGTGAATGGATGCAGGGCTATATGCTGTGGGATTGGCCGGCACGATTGTATAAGAGTGAGGAAGCTGCAAGCAACGACGATTACTGCATGTACGGCAAAATCGCGGCTGAAGTCATAAGCGAGCATTATGGCAGAACGGAGTAG
- a CDS encoding LacI family DNA-binding transcriptional regulator encodes MVIKVTMQQIADHLGVSKFAVSKALSGKPGVSAETRDKIVSVATQLGYFVNKQTNTAAKRNKPAPFITNTRDTVILLVPKVRFQTRDSYFWGRIIDGVTEELADRDISALVVTENFKDNFSNLINPNGVSGIIGVGYIASKMLLEIRNLGIPFVLVDHEDPLIPSDVLFMNNMECTRRVTNYLIGCGHSKLQFVGNTRYSRSFVDRYIGYRTMMEEHGLALNQEERLLSFEGGNRSEITEALEVIVKELINEHRLPTAFVCANDSIAICMMTVLGKLSVQVPGQCSVTGFDNIEDAAWAKPTLSTVNVQKEAIGRRAVEMLLRRLEHPDSLQEKILLAGEFIIRESTALPVGG; translated from the coding sequence ATGGTCATCAAAGTTACGATGCAGCAAATCGCCGATCATCTTGGAGTTTCAAAGTTCGCGGTATCTAAAGCGCTTTCGGGGAAACCGGGTGTCAGCGCGGAAACAAGGGACAAAATTGTAAGCGTTGCCACTCAGCTCGGTTATTTTGTCAATAAACAAACGAACACCGCCGCGAAACGGAATAAACCGGCACCCTTCATAACCAATACTCGGGATACGGTTATTTTACTCGTACCGAAGGTTAGGTTCCAGACGCGGGATTCTTATTTCTGGGGACGGATTATTGACGGCGTTACGGAGGAACTCGCCGACCGCGATATCAGCGCCTTGGTCGTTACCGAGAATTTCAAGGACAACTTCTCCAATCTCATTAATCCAAATGGCGTTTCGGGCATCATTGGCGTCGGTTATATCGCTTCCAAAATGCTGCTCGAAATTCGGAATCTCGGCATTCCGTTTGTTCTCGTCGATCACGAGGACCCGCTTATTCCTTCGGATGTTCTATTCATGAATAATATGGAATGCACGAGACGCGTCACCAATTATTTGATTGGCTGCGGCCACAGCAAGCTGCAATTCGTCGGCAACACCCGCTATTCGCGCAGCTTCGTTGACCGCTATATCGGTTACCGTACAATGATGGAGGAACATGGGCTGGCTCTTAATCAGGAGGAAAGACTTCTTTCATTTGAAGGCGGGAATCGGAGTGAAATCACCGAGGCTCTGGAAGTCATTGTGAAAGAGCTGATTAATGAACATCGGCTTCCGACCGCCTTTGTCTGCGCGAACGATTCCATAGCCATTTGCATGATGACCGTTCTGGGCAAGCTGTCGGTACAGGTTCCCGGGCAATGCTCCGTTACGGGCTTTGATAACATCGAGGATGCCGCATGGGCAAAGCCAACGCTGAGCACCGTTAATGTCCAGAAGGAAGCAATCGGCCGCCGGGCTGTGGAGATGCTTCTTAGAAGACTGGAGCATCCCGACAGTCTGCAGGAAAAAATATTGCTTGCGGGAGAATTCATCATACGCGAGTCGACAGCGCTTCCGGTGGGCGGCTAA
- a CDS encoding ABC transporter substrate-binding protein → MEKRFAVSLVLALTVVLTAACGGNNAGNNNAGTATNTGTNNATASNDAGTKDAGTTDAPSDLSGTIKVLTQRTDYVNDGTFDRYAAKFKEKYPNAKIEFEGLTNYATDIQVRLTTGEAGDVLMIPAGLATSEYSKYFEPLPDEWFNNVYFADNTLFDGKRYGLSTGVNTQGIVYNKKAFAAAGIDKVPTTLDELYADAEKLKAAKITPLYMNYGAQWPMGNWGDGSAWYVNGDPQFATKQVSEDAPFQLDNAWGTLATIGRTFVEKGYVEKDLYTNNWEMSKGEVASGKAAMYFLGNWVIPQIIGAGAASEDIGFFPLPYDNSGKYNAPLGSDYFVAVSKDSKNKELAKAWVEFFVKESGYVEDSGFMPIDKSAQSSIPQLAEFQALNPTLIESEATDPKYNEIANKAQIGIGTGDYVQEYIVADDLKAAFDKLNKKWKDAKTALGY, encoded by the coding sequence ATGGAAAAAAGATTTGCGGTCTCATTGGTTCTTGCTTTAACGGTAGTCCTCACGGCAGCTTGCGGAGGCAACAATGCAGGTAATAACAATGCGGGAACGGCTACGAATACCGGCACTAACAATGCTACGGCTTCTAACGACGCTGGTACGAAAGACGCTGGAACGACAGATGCTCCAAGCGATCTGAGCGGCACGATTAAAGTACTTACGCAAAGAACGGACTACGTAAACGATGGAACCTTCGACCGGTATGCGGCAAAATTCAAGGAAAAGTATCCAAACGCGAAGATCGAATTCGAAGGTCTTACGAACTATGCAACGGACATTCAAGTCCGATTGACGACTGGGGAAGCAGGCGACGTTCTGATGATTCCGGCAGGCCTGGCTACATCGGAATACAGCAAATATTTCGAGCCGCTTCCGGATGAATGGTTCAATAACGTTTACTTTGCGGATAACACGTTGTTTGACGGCAAGCGTTACGGCCTATCGACAGGCGTTAACACGCAAGGTATCGTATATAACAAGAAAGCATTCGCGGCTGCGGGCATTGATAAAGTGCCAACAACGCTCGATGAGCTTTATGCCGATGCCGAAAAGCTGAAAGCGGCGAAAATCACACCGCTGTACATGAACTACGGCGCGCAATGGCCGATGGGCAACTGGGGAGATGGCTCCGCTTGGTACGTAAACGGCGATCCGCAATTCGCTACGAAACAAGTATCCGAGGATGCGCCTTTCCAATTGGATAACGCTTGGGGCACACTCGCAACAATCGGCCGCACATTCGTTGAAAAAGGTTATGTAGAGAAAGATTTGTACACGAACAACTGGGAAATGTCCAAAGGCGAAGTAGCAAGCGGCAAAGCGGCCATGTATTTCCTTGGCAACTGGGTAATCCCTCAAATTATCGGTGCTGGCGCAGCATCGGAGGATATCGGCTTCTTCCCTCTTCCTTACGATAACAGCGGCAAGTATAACGCACCGCTTGGTTCCGACTATTTCGTAGCCGTAAGTAAAGACAGCAAAAACAAGGAGCTCGCTAAAGCTTGGGTAGAGTTCTTTGTAAAAGAATCCGGTTACGTTGAAGATTCCGGCTTTATGCCAATCGACAAATCGGCGCAATCCTCCATTCCGCAATTAGCAGAGTTCCAGGCGTTGAACCCGACGCTGATCGAAAGCGAAGCAACCGATCCTAAATACAATGAAATCGCGAACAAAGCGCAAATCGGCATCGGTACCGGAGACTACGTGCAGGAGTATATCGTAGCTGATGATCTCAAAGCAGCATTCGATAAACTCAACAAAAAATGGAAAGACGCAAAGACAGCTTTGGGCTACTAA